A genomic stretch from Prochlorococcus marinus str. MIT 9312 includes:
- the psaJ gene encoding photosystem I reaction center subunit IX produces MFKLFSTKYMRSAPVVAAAWITMTAGIIIEFNRFFPDLLFHPMS; encoded by the coding sequence ATGTTCAAACTATTTAGTACAAAATACATGAGATCAGCTCCTGTTGTAGCAGCGGCTTGGATTACTATGACTGCAGGAATCATCATTGAATTTAATAGATTTTTCCCAGACTTATTATTCCATCCAATGAGCTGA
- a CDS encoding SDR family oxidoreductase: MINSMKNEKTVGITGASGALGKELTKLFRQKGYKVIGFTHSKTDSEVNLESPNKWIKWECGKESALKKHLKKIDILILNHGIYNLSRENSNYENSIEINALSNFKFLNLFEDIARKNESLIKKEIWINTSEAEILPALNPSYEISKSLIGQLVSFKKNLLDKDTKKKLIIKKIILGPFKSELNPIGIMSAKFVSKKIYDLANSKIYLIIISPNPLTYILFPLKEFFNFLYCQIIYKYKS; encoded by the coding sequence ATGATAAATTCAATGAAAAACGAAAAAACTGTTGGGATTACTGGAGCCTCCGGCGCACTAGGGAAAGAACTAACGAAGTTGTTTCGTCAGAAAGGATATAAAGTAATTGGATTTACTCATAGTAAAACTGATTCTGAAGTAAATCTTGAATCCCCTAATAAATGGATTAAATGGGAATGCGGGAAAGAATCGGCACTAAAAAAGCATTTAAAGAAGATAGATATTTTAATTTTGAACCACGGCATTTATAATTTAAGTCGAGAAAACAGCAATTATGAAAATTCAATAGAAATAAATGCATTAAGCAATTTCAAATTTTTAAATTTGTTTGAAGATATTGCCCGAAAAAATGAGTCATTAATAAAAAAAGAGATTTGGATAAACACATCTGAAGCAGAAATATTGCCAGCGCTTAATCCTTCATATGAGATAAGTAAATCCCTTATTGGTCAATTAGTTTCATTCAAAAAAAATCTTCTGGACAAAGATACTAAGAAAAAATTAATTATTAAGAAAATCATCTTAGGGCCTTTTAAGTCAGAACTAAATCCTATCGGGATTATGAGTGCCAAATTTGTGTCTAAAAAAATTTATGACTTAGCTAATTCAAAAATTTATTTAATAATAATTAGTCCAAACCCTTTAACCTACATACTGTTCCCACTAAAAGAATTTTTTAATTTTTTGTATTGCCAAATTATCTATAAATACAAATCATAG
- a CDS encoding NFACT RNA binding domain-containing protein, with translation MDITSIRSVLHYLTKNILPTKFETAQQPEPNTIQLCFRGVDSQTWLEVSWNGDSPRILKINKPEKIGRESTLSKQIRYGLKYMALISINQDNFERVIKFGFAKKPGDEISRYLIFELMGKHSNIFYLDNKHKIIAVGKQINSSKSSFRTILTGSIYSDPPVNLKKQPREDESFQSWKESISTVPESLKYCLINTYQGVSPSLTKQLEVVSKTSYSEIMEKNIDFISDANLKEIFISWKIWINRFKNNNFNFSIFNKFFYCVWFSDKEIKCVNKIDLCTGLENYYDYHLKQKKLEFLEKKIEGMIFKQTNNEKKNLNVQYDLLSKSENYKVYKEKADKIFSTNPLKKQDIIRGQKLYKKSKKLKRSRELIKERLNIYKTNLDRLDEFNTLLENINSLNHEDLIVKIKLLEEIMEEICNEFNIHLKRQREDKKSSSEIQSSPIQVDTPSGLKLQVGRNMRQNDLISFKFSKKGDLWFHAQESPGSHVVLKSSSQAASEQDLQIAADLAALFSKAKRNIKVPINLVKIKDLQKIKKGGPGCVSFKNVEIIWGNPTRGEDYIKKNLKTVN, from the coding sequence ATGGATATTACATCGATTAGATCTGTCTTGCATTATTTAACAAAGAACATTTTACCTACAAAGTTTGAAACTGCCCAACAACCAGAGCCTAATACTATTCAATTATGTTTCAGAGGAGTTGATTCTCAAACTTGGTTAGAAGTTTCATGGAATGGTGACTCTCCCAGAATACTAAAGATAAATAAGCCAGAAAAGATTGGAAGAGAAAGCACACTTTCTAAACAAATAAGATATGGATTAAAATATATGGCTTTAATTTCGATTAATCAAGATAATTTCGAAAGAGTTATAAAATTTGGTTTTGCAAAAAAACCTGGAGATGAAATCAGCAGATATTTAATTTTTGAGTTAATGGGAAAACATAGTAATATTTTTTATTTGGATAATAAACATAAAATAATCGCAGTTGGTAAGCAAATTAATTCAAGTAAATCTAGTTTTAGAACAATTTTAACAGGATCAATTTATTCTGACCCTCCAGTCAATCTCAAAAAACAACCTAGAGAAGATGAGTCTTTTCAATCATGGAAAGAATCAATTTCAACAGTGCCTGAGTCTTTGAAATACTGTTTAATAAATACCTACCAAGGAGTAAGTCCTAGCCTCACAAAACAATTAGAGGTAGTTAGTAAAACTAGCTATTCGGAAATAATGGAAAAAAACATTGATTTCATTAGCGATGCGAACTTAAAGGAGATATTTATAAGTTGGAAGATATGGATAAATAGGTTTAAAAATAATAACTTTAATTTTTCCATATTTAACAAATTTTTTTATTGCGTTTGGTTTTCAGATAAAGAAATTAAATGCGTAAATAAAATAGATTTATGCACCGGTTTAGAAAATTATTATGATTATCATTTAAAACAAAAAAAACTTGAATTCTTAGAAAAAAAAATTGAAGGGATGATTTTCAAACAAACTAATAATGAGAAAAAGAATTTAAATGTTCAATATGATCTTCTATCAAAGTCAGAAAACTACAAAGTCTATAAAGAAAAAGCTGATAAGATATTCTCAACAAATCCGCTCAAAAAACAAGATATTATTAGAGGACAAAAACTATATAAAAAATCAAAAAAACTGAAAAGATCTAGAGAATTGATAAAAGAAAGACTAAATATTTACAAAACCAATCTGGATAGATTAGATGAATTCAATACACTTCTAGAAAATATAAATTCTTTAAATCATGAAGACCTGATTGTAAAAATTAAACTATTAGAAGAAATTATGGAGGAAATTTGTAACGAGTTTAATATTCATCTAAAGAGACAAAGAGAAGATAAGAAAAGTTCATCTGAGATACAATCTTCACCAATTCAAGTTGATACTCCTTCCGGATTGAAGCTTCAGGTAGGGAGAAATATGAGGCAAAATGATTTAATAAGCTTTAAGTTTTCAAAAAAGGGCGATCTATGGTTTCATGCACAGGAATCACCAGGAAGTCATGTGGTGTTAAAGTCTTCATCTCAAGCAGCATCTGAACAAGATCTTCAAATTGCTGCAGATTTAGCAGCGTTATTTAGTAAGGCAAAACGAAACATTAAAGTTCCAATTAATTTAGTAAAGATTAAAGATTTGCAAAAAATAAAAAAAGGAGGACCTGGATGCGTTTCCTTTAAAAATGTAGAAATTATTTGGGGAAATCCTACAAGAGGAGAAGATTACATTAAAAAGAATCTTAAAACAGTAAATTAG
- a CDS encoding DUF3067 family protein, translating to MNPLLVDEVIHYLVHRWGKKYDFRLFRRGKFVYFQMMWGFLGQESFPLSEVEYKKSIADKIEILNRGGYSEEVREWLKKVNARPRLGRAVSLQLNVNEKMKEFLT from the coding sequence ATGAACCCATTACTCGTAGATGAAGTTATTCATTATTTGGTTCATCGCTGGGGAAAAAAATATGACTTTAGACTCTTTAGAAGAGGAAAATTTGTCTATTTTCAAATGATGTGGGGATTCCTTGGACAGGAATCATTTCCTTTAAGTGAAGTTGAATATAAAAAATCGATAGCTGATAAAATCGAGATTTTAAATAGAGGTGGATACTCAGAGGAAGTAAGGGAATGGCTAAAGAAAGTCAATGCTAGGCCAAGGTTAGGTAGAGCTGTCAGCTTGCAATTAAATGTTAATGAGAAGATGAAAGAGTTTTTGACTTGA
- a CDS encoding cation:proton antiporter, translating into MTPERLGLLWGITVFAGACARLFSSFTGFPSVVILLLSGLFIGRSGLGLVEPLDLGQGLETIVGLLVCLVLFEGGLNLKLPEGNIRNTVLKISLVRLFISLSAGIFIAHWLAGLSWQVAGIYSAIVLATGPTVVSPLVEQIKLASPLSEVLKAEGLLLEPIGAVLALLLLELTLGDLRGINDVFIALMQRLGGGVLIGLTAGWLLSEILKKIKNEASFGIELQVTLGFIFLVYGICEYFLPESGLPASVAAGFIVGKREVIDKDRLDNLIGELAQLAITVLFPLLAADVSWSELSPLGWGGVICVFMLMVIVRPISIWIATMGRELDLKEKVFLAWLAPRGIVTAAVASLFSIRLEQAGILGAGRLQGLVFLTILMTVGIQGLTAKPLVNRLELGQKKN; encoded by the coding sequence ATGACGCCTGAAAGGCTTGGATTACTTTGGGGAATAACTGTATTCGCAGGTGCTTGTGCTCGATTATTTTCTTCTTTTACAGGATTCCCAAGTGTTGTTATTTTGTTGCTTTCTGGATTATTCATCGGAAGATCAGGTTTAGGACTGGTTGAGCCTTTAGATCTCGGACAAGGGCTAGAAACTATTGTAGGGCTTTTAGTCTGTTTGGTTTTATTTGAAGGGGGATTAAATTTAAAATTGCCTGAGGGGAATATAAGAAATACTGTTTTAAAAATCTCATTGGTAAGACTTTTTATTTCATTATCAGCTGGAATTTTTATTGCTCATTGGCTAGCAGGCCTTTCATGGCAAGTCGCAGGAATATATAGTGCAATAGTTCTAGCTACTGGCCCCACAGTGGTTTCTCCATTAGTTGAACAAATAAAATTAGCTTCCCCTCTTTCAGAAGTTTTAAAAGCTGAGGGGTTGTTACTTGAACCAATTGGTGCAGTATTAGCACTATTACTTTTAGAACTAACTTTAGGGGACCTACGTGGGATTAACGATGTATTTATTGCATTAATGCAAAGATTAGGGGGAGGAGTTCTAATCGGATTAACTGCGGGATGGTTACTATCAGAAATTTTAAAAAAAATAAAAAATGAAGCCTCATTTGGCATAGAGCTTCAAGTTACCCTTGGATTTATTTTCCTTGTGTATGGAATTTGTGAATATTTTTTGCCAGAATCAGGCTTGCCTGCTTCTGTCGCAGCAGGTTTTATTGTGGGCAAAAGAGAAGTAATAGATAAGGATAGATTGGATAATTTAATAGGTGAATTAGCTCAATTAGCAATTACAGTTCTTTTCCCTCTTTTGGCAGCTGATGTTTCTTGGAGTGAATTAAGTCCGCTAGGTTGGGGAGGGGTTATTTGCGTTTTTATGTTGATGGTCATTGTTCGTCCTATCTCTATCTGGATAGCAACAATGGGAAGAGAATTAGACTTAAAAGAAAAAGTATTTTTAGCCTGGTTAGCCCCAAGAGGTATTGTTACTGCAGCTGTAGCCTCTCTTTTTTCTATCAGATTAGAACAGGCTGGCATCCTTGGAGCTGGACGTCTTCAAGGTTTAGTGTTTCTTACTATATTAATGACGGTAGGAATCCAAGGCCTTACAGCTAAACCTTTGGTAAATCGGCTTGAATTAGGCCAAAAAAAAAATTAG
- the tatC gene encoding twin-arginine translocase subunit TatC yields the protein MKGTGQSENKFLDTMTFSDHLEELRQRILNSIYSILISIFLSFLIIKPLISFLEIPAGDIHLLQLAPGEFLFVAIKVAGYSGLIVSMPYIFYQIILFISPGLTKQEKSLILPAVFGSGLLFFLGLIFSWWILVPAAINFFITFGADIVEPTWSIERYFDFVLLLMSSTALAFQLPVLQFILGSLGIITTEKMISNWKIVVISSAILSAIITPSTDPLTMSLLSISIVFLFFVGTGLTYLSENLKSKTLSSSH from the coding sequence ATGAAAGGTACAGGTCAGAGTGAAAATAAATTTTTAGATACGATGACTTTTAGTGATCACTTAGAGGAACTTCGTCAAAGAATACTAAACTCAATTTACTCAATACTTATTTCAATATTCTTAAGTTTTCTAATAATAAAGCCATTAATATCTTTTTTAGAAATTCCAGCTGGTGATATTCATTTATTACAACTTGCTCCAGGAGAGTTTTTATTTGTCGCTATTAAAGTTGCAGGTTACAGCGGATTAATAGTTTCTATGCCTTATATTTTTTATCAAATAATATTGTTCATTTCCCCTGGATTAACAAAACAAGAAAAAAGCCTTATCTTGCCCGCAGTTTTTGGTTCAGGTCTTCTGTTTTTTTTAGGATTAATTTTTTCATGGTGGATATTAGTTCCTGCAGCCATAAATTTCTTTATTACTTTCGGTGCTGACATTGTTGAACCAACATGGTCAATAGAGAGATATTTTGATTTCGTTCTTTTATTAATGTCTAGCACTGCATTAGCTTTTCAATTACCAGTATTACAATTTATTCTTGGTTCTCTTGGAATAATTACTACAGAGAAAATGATTTCAAATTGGAAAATAGTTGTAATCTCCTCTGCAATCTTATCTGCAATTATCACACCTTCAACAGACCCATTGACAATGTCATTGCTATCTATATCAATTGTGTTTTTATTTTTTGTCGGTACTGGATTAACTTACTTATCAGAAAATCTCAAGTCAAAAACTCTTTCATCTTCTCATTAA
- the gltX gene encoding glutamate--tRNA ligase, whose translation MEIRLRLAPSPTGLFHIGTARTALFNWLYAQKIGGKFLIRIEDTDFLRSKSEYTKNILDGLKWLGLQWNEEPVKQSDRISIHKKYIKKLLECGAAYRCFTTEDEISELREEQKKKGLPPKHDNRHRNLSKEEIETFISQGRTSVIRFKIDEEIQIKWIDQIRGEIKWQGKDLGGDLVLSRRAMGYEIGDPLYNLAVVVDDNFMNITHVVRGEDHISNTAKQILIYEALDFKLPTFSHTPLILNNEGKKLSKRDCVTSIDEFRDMGYLPEALSNYMAFLGWSPKSATSEILSLDEISKIFELSDINKAGAKFSWEKLNWINSQYIKNMETVKLSETIGKYWDNMGWDPPSQEWAIKLAILIKDSMTLLKDAIDQSKPFFLLPPIQKEGKDFLESNDGKTSLKLILNYLIEQNTGKVDKDKAKEIINEISKMHNVKKGILMKSLRVAFFGSLSGPDLIQSWELFSESKSDISRIERCLKSI comes from the coding sequence TTGGAAATACGTTTAAGATTAGCGCCGAGTCCAACAGGTTTATTTCATATTGGAACAGCTCGAACAGCGTTATTCAACTGGTTGTATGCACAAAAAATAGGTGGAAAATTCCTCATAAGAATTGAAGATACAGATTTTCTTCGATCTAAATCTGAATACACAAAAAATATATTAGATGGCTTGAAATGGCTTGGACTTCAATGGAATGAAGAACCTGTAAAGCAAAGTGACAGAATTTCGATTCACAAAAAATACATCAAAAAGCTATTAGAATGTGGAGCTGCATATAGATGCTTCACTACAGAAGATGAGATTTCTGAATTAAGAGAGGAACAAAAAAAGAAAGGATTACCTCCAAAGCATGATAATAGGCATAGAAATCTTTCTAAAGAAGAAATAGAAACATTCATATCCCAAGGAAGGACTTCCGTAATAAGGTTTAAGATTGATGAGGAAATACAAATTAAATGGATAGATCAGATAAGAGGCGAAATTAAATGGCAAGGTAAGGACTTAGGTGGTGATTTGGTTTTATCAAGAAGGGCTATGGGGTATGAGATTGGAGATCCTTTGTATAATCTTGCAGTTGTAGTTGATGATAATTTCATGAATATCACTCATGTCGTAAGGGGTGAAGACCATATCTCTAATACGGCAAAACAAATCTTGATTTATGAAGCTTTAGATTTCAAACTACCAACTTTTTCACACACACCGCTAATACTAAATAACGAAGGGAAGAAATTATCCAAGAGAGATTGCGTTACTTCAATCGACGAATTTAGAGATATGGGATATTTACCGGAGGCCTTATCGAACTATATGGCCTTTCTAGGTTGGTCGCCAAAATCTGCCACGAGTGAAATACTTTCACTTGATGAGATATCTAAAATTTTTGAATTATCAGATATAAATAAAGCTGGAGCTAAATTCAGTTGGGAAAAACTCAATTGGATTAATTCTCAATACATAAAAAATATGGAAACAGTAAAATTGAGTGAGACCATAGGAAAATACTGGGATAATATGGGTTGGGATCCACCATCTCAAGAATGGGCTATTAAATTAGCAATTTTGATTAAAGACTCGATGACTCTTTTAAAAGACGCCATTGATCAATCAAAACCATTTTTCTTATTACCCCCAATTCAAAAAGAAGGTAAAGATTTTCTTGAAAGCAATGATGGCAAAACATCTCTAAAACTAATTTTAAATTATTTAATTGAGCAAAATACTGGAAAAGTAGATAAAGATAAAGCCAAAGAAATAATAAACGAAATCTCAAAAATGCATAATGTTAAAAAAGGTATTTTAATGAAATCATTAAGAGTAGCCTTTTTTGGTTCTCTCAGTGGGCCAGATTTAATTCAAAGTTGGGAACTTTTCTCTGAGAGTAAAAGTGATATATCAAGAATTGAAAGATGTCTTAAATCAATCTAA
- the map gene encoding type I methionyl aminopeptidase: MKHFADLLLNKNNSKTNNQVPFIQRRRGIEIKSAREINLMKKSSRIVATVLREINDLIKPGMSTKDLDDFAEKRIKSFGAVPSFKGYHGFPSSICSSINNEVVHGIPNKNKIIKNGDLVKIDTGAYLDGFHGDSCISICVGEVSSKVQNLSDVAYKALYAGLSKIKAGNTLLDVAGEIEDVVVKNGFSVVEDYTGHGVGRNLHEEPSVFNFRTKELPNVILREGMTLAVEPIVNEGTKFCKTLNDKWTVITKDGKLSAQWEHTIVVLKDGIEILTDRDF, encoded by the coding sequence ATGAAACATTTTGCAGATCTTTTATTAAATAAAAATAATTCCAAAACCAATAATCAAGTTCCTTTTATACAGAGGAGAAGAGGAATTGAAATAAAGTCTGCACGTGAAATAAATTTGATGAAAAAATCTAGCAGGATAGTCGCAACAGTTTTGAGGGAAATTAATGACTTAATTAAACCTGGAATGAGCACTAAAGATTTAGATGATTTTGCAGAGAAGAGGATAAAAAGTTTTGGTGCTGTGCCAAGTTTTAAGGGCTATCATGGTTTCCCTTCTAGTATTTGTTCTAGTATCAATAATGAGGTTGTCCATGGGATACCAAATAAAAATAAAATAATTAAAAATGGTGACTTAGTTAAAATTGATACAGGAGCATATTTAGATGGCTTCCATGGGGATAGTTGCATATCAATTTGTGTAGGAGAAGTAAGTTCAAAGGTCCAAAATCTTAGTGATGTAGCTTATAAAGCATTGTATGCTGGCCTTTCAAAAATTAAGGCAGGGAATACACTTCTCGATGTGGCTGGGGAAATCGAAGATGTTGTTGTAAAAAATGGCTTTAGTGTTGTTGAAGATTACACAGGCCATGGAGTTGGCAGAAATCTTCATGAAGAACCATCGGTATTTAATTTTCGGACTAAAGAATTGCCCAACGTCATACTTCGTGAAGGAATGACATTAGCTGTGGAACCTATTGTTAATGAAGGGACTAAATTTTGTAAAACATTAAATGATAAATGGACAGTCATAACAAAAGATGGAAAATTATCTGCGCAATGGGAGCATACAATAGTTGTTTTAAAAGATGGAATTGAAATATTGACAGATAGAGATTTCTAG
- a CDS encoding high light inducible protein, protein MNKQSKIEIKEKKNFVDKNELNLWKRGFTPQAEIWNGRMATVGIGIIFIIIALISQLS, encoded by the coding sequence ATGAACAAACAATCTAAAATCGAGATTAAAGAGAAAAAAAACTTCGTTGATAAAAATGAACTTAATTTGTGGAAAAGAGGTTTTACTCCTCAAGCTGAAATATGGAATGGAAGAATGGCAACTGTTGGTATAGGAATAATTTTTATTATTATTGCTTTAATAAGCCAACTTTCTTAA
- a CDS encoding photosystem I PsaF protein (subunit III), whose product MKFFFSIITSVFLFLGITPIALAANGPALNADRASTEYTASALNKCSENPKFIERASSATTQKDIARFERYGKASCGDDGLPHLILGAPLEPWGALLNRGHEGDLLIPGTIFIYIAGIIGWSGREYLIESKKTKNPADMEIFIDFALAQKCLIKGAQWPLLANKQGRSGELRESDKNITLNGPR is encoded by the coding sequence ATGAAATTCTTTTTTTCAATCATAACCTCAGTTTTTCTGTTTCTAGGAATTACTCCAATTGCTCTTGCGGCTAATGGCCCAGCCTTAAACGCTGACAGAGCAAGCACAGAATATACTGCATCAGCACTCAATAAATGCTCTGAAAACCCTAAGTTCATTGAGAGAGCAAGTTCTGCTACTACTCAAAAAGACATAGCAAGATTTGAAAGGTATGGCAAAGCATCTTGCGGCGATGATGGCTTACCTCATTTAATTTTGGGAGCCCCATTAGAACCATGGGGAGCACTTTTAAACAGAGGGCATGAAGGAGACCTTCTTATTCCAGGCACAATATTTATTTATATTGCTGGCATAATTGGTTGGTCAGGTAGAGAGTATCTAATTGAATCTAAAAAGACTAAAAATCCTGCTGACATGGAAATCTTTATAGACTTCGCGCTAGCCCAGAAATGTCTTATCAAAGGAGCCCAGTGGCCATTACTTGCAAATAAGCAAGGAAGAAGTGGAGAACTTAGAGAATCAGATAAAAACATCACTCTAAATGGTCCACGCTAA
- a CDS encoding PepSY domain-containing protein, translating to MKFSSNSRQFHKALAPWVFLPLFISSSTGVIYRVSKDLLGYSREQVHWLMSLHEGEWLGDNGELIYVLLNSLGLLWMLITGFQMFSKTVSFTKKVTKGESKG from the coding sequence ATGAAATTTTCATCTAATTCTAGGCAATTTCATAAAGCTTTGGCGCCTTGGGTTTTTCTTCCACTATTTATATCTTCCAGTACCGGGGTTATTTATAGGGTTTCAAAAGATTTATTAGGTTACTCTAGAGAACAAGTTCATTGGTTAATGTCGCTACATGAAGGTGAATGGCTTGGAGATAATGGAGAATTAATATATGTATTATTGAATTCCCTTGGATTGTTATGGATGCTAATCACAGGATTCCAAATGTTTTCAAAAACAGTTTCATTTACCAAAAAGGTTACTAAAGGCGAGTCAAAAGGTTAA
- the tsaD gene encoding tRNA (adenosine(37)-N6)-threonylcarbamoyltransferase complex transferase subunit TsaD, whose product MRKVLAIETSCDETSVSIVSNIGNTFKIHSNIIASQIEDHSKWGGVVPELAARKHLELLPFVLEKALTESKIKIEEVDYIASTVAPGLVGCLRVGSITARSLCMLHSKPFLGIHHLEGHLSSILFSENYPKKSFLTLLVSGGHTELIKVDDRRGMQRLGKSFDDAAGEAFDKVGRLLGLSYPGGPAIEKIAKNGDPMKFNLPKCRISDKKGGFLKYDFSFSGLKTAVLRLVEKINLDGKTVPVPDIAASFERVVAEVLVERTIRCAEDHSLDNVVVVGGVAANNTLRKMMISEANKKSIKVHLAPLNLCTDNAAMIGAAALFRIKFKDHLSSLKLGVSGRLSIEQANTLYEENPPF is encoded by the coding sequence ATGCGTAAAGTTTTAGCTATTGAAACAAGTTGTGATGAGACATCTGTCTCAATAGTTTCTAATATTGGCAATACTTTTAAAATTCATTCAAATATCATTGCATCTCAAATTGAAGATCATTCAAAATGGGGAGGAGTTGTTCCTGAACTTGCAGCTAGAAAGCATCTAGAGTTATTACCTTTTGTTTTAGAAAAGGCTTTAACAGAATCAAAAATCAAAATTGAGGAAGTAGATTATATTGCATCAACTGTAGCTCCTGGATTAGTTGGGTGTTTACGAGTTGGCTCTATAACTGCAAGGTCACTTTGCATGTTACATTCAAAGCCATTTTTGGGAATTCATCATTTGGAGGGGCATTTATCTTCAATTTTATTCTCAGAAAACTATCCAAAGAAATCTTTTCTTACATTACTCGTTAGCGGTGGACATACTGAATTGATAAAGGTTGATGATAGAAGGGGAATGCAAAGACTTGGCAAAAGTTTTGATGATGCCGCTGGAGAAGCCTTTGATAAAGTTGGAAGATTATTAGGTCTTAGTTATCCCGGAGGACCGGCAATTGAAAAGATTGCTAAAAATGGAGATCCTATGAAATTCAATTTACCAAAATGTAGAATTTCCGATAAAAAGGGTGGATTTCTTAAATATGATTTCTCTTTTAGTGGTCTAAAAACTGCTGTATTAAGATTAGTTGAGAAAATAAATTTAGATGGGAAGACTGTACCAGTTCCTGATATCGCTGCAAGTTTTGAAAGAGTAGTTGCAGAGGTCTTGGTTGAGAGAACTATAAGATGTGCTGAAGATCATAGCTTGGATAATGTTGTTGTAGTTGGGGGAGTGGCTGCTAATAATACATTAAGAAAAATGATGATTAGTGAAGCTAATAAAAAATCTATTAAAGTTCACTTAGCTCCTCTTAATCTTTGTACAGATAATGCGGCGATGATCGGTGCAGCGGCGTTGTTCAGGATCAAATTTAAGGATCATTTAAGTTCCCTTAAATTAGGTGTCTCAGGAAGACTATCAATTGAACAAGCAAATACCCTTTATGAAGAAAATCCTCCTTTCTAA
- the gmk gene encoding guanylate kinase, which yields MKNQKKLIILTGPSGVGKGTVIKEILGKDKNIWLSISATTREPREGEQEGENYYFLKQEKFKEMIEKNLFLEWAQFAGNYYGTPLSSVNEKITKGFTVLLEIEVEGAKQIKEKFPESLSIFLLPPDKAELERRIRNRGTEKEEAIKKRLLRASYEISASNQFDFELTNHNVDETAKRIIKLIQT from the coding sequence ATGAAAAATCAAAAAAAACTCATTATCCTTACCGGACCTAGCGGGGTAGGCAAAGGAACTGTTATTAAAGAAATATTAGGTAAAGATAAAAATATTTGGCTTTCAATATCTGCAACTACAAGGGAACCCAGAGAGGGAGAGCAGGAGGGAGAAAATTATTACTTTTTGAAGCAAGAAAAGTTCAAAGAAATGATTGAAAAAAACCTTTTTCTTGAATGGGCTCAATTTGCTGGGAACTATTATGGAACTCCTTTATCTTCTGTCAATGAGAAAATCACAAAGGGATTTACCGTTTTACTTGAAATTGAGGTGGAAGGTGCAAAGCAAATAAAGGAAAAGTTTCCTGAGTCCCTTTCAATATTTTTACTCCCTCCGGATAAAGCAGAGTTAGAGAGAAGAATAAGAAATAGGGGTACAGAAAAAGAAGAGGCAATTAAAAAAAGACTCTTAAGGGCTAGTTATGAGATTTCTGCATCAAATCAATTTGATTTTGAATTAACAAATCACAATGTTGATGAAACAGCTAAGAGAATAATCAAGTTAATACAAACTTGA
- the rplS gene encoding 50S ribosomal protein L19 codes for MAKEKQENELETIIKTDGSVDVAVEQKEKNLVSETTKTISVSNLIEEFENEQLKKELPEIYVGDTVKVGVRITEGNKERVQPYEGVVIAKRHGGIHQTITVRRIFQGIGVERVFMLHSPQVASLKVERRGKVRRAKLFYLRDRVGKATRVKQRFDR; via the coding sequence ATGGCCAAAGAGAAACAGGAAAATGAATTAGAAACCATTATTAAAACTGACGGATCAGTTGATGTCGCAGTTGAACAAAAAGAAAAAAACTTGGTTTCTGAAACTACAAAAACTATAAGCGTTTCCAACCTTATCGAGGAATTTGAGAATGAACAATTAAAAAAAGAATTACCTGAAATTTATGTTGGAGACACTGTTAAAGTTGGAGTTAGAATTACAGAGGGTAATAAAGAAAGAGTTCAACCTTATGAAGGTGTTGTAATAGCTAAAAGACATGGAGGTATTCATCAGACAATTACAGTTAGAAGAATTTTCCAAGGTATAGGTGTTGAAAGAGTATTTATGCTACATAGTCCACAAGTTGCCTCTCTAAAAGTTGAACGTAGAGGTAAAGTAAGAAGAGCTAAGTTATTCTATCTAAGAGATAGAGTAGGAAAAGCTACTCGCGTAAAACAACGCTTTGATCGTTAA